A section of the Pediococcus inopinatus genome encodes:
- a CDS encoding 2,3-diphosphoglycerate-dependent phosphoglycerate mutase: protein MAKLVLIRHGQSEWNLSNQFTGWVDVDLSEKGVEQAKNAGKLIKAQGIEFDYAFTSVLTRAIKTLHYALEESDQLWIPEVKSWRLNERHYGALQGQNKAEAAKKWGDEQVHIWRRSYDTLPPLLDKDAEGSAANDRRYANLDPRMIPGGENLKVTLERVIPFWEDEIAPKLLDGKNVIIAAHGNSLRALSKYIENISDEDIMNLEMATGEPVVYDFNDKLEVQGKTKLD, encoded by the coding sequence ATGGCAAAATTAGTATTAATCCGTCATGGTCAAAGTGAATGGAACTTATCTAACCAATTTACTGGTTGGGTAGACGTTGACTTGAGCGAAAAAGGCGTTGAACAAGCAAAGAATGCTGGTAAGTTAATCAAGGCACAAGGCATTGAATTCGACTATGCTTTCACTTCAGTATTAACTCGTGCAATCAAGACTTTGCATTATGCTTTGGAAGAATCCGACCAACTTTGGATTCCAGAAGTTAAGAGCTGGCGCTTAAACGAACGTCATTACGGTGCTTTACAAGGCCAAAACAAGGCTGAAGCAGCTAAAAAATGGGGCGACGAACAGGTTCATATCTGGCGTCGTTCATACGATACTTTGCCTCCATTGTTGGACAAAGATGCTGAAGGTTCAGCAGCAAATGATCGTCGTTACGCTAACTTAGACCCACGCATGATTCCTGGTGGTGAAAACCTTAAAGTTACTTTGGAACGTGTTATTCCTTTCTGGGAAGACGAAATCGCTCCTAAGTTATTAGACGGCAAGAATGTTATCATTGCTGCCCACGGTAACTCATTACGTGCTTTAAGCAAGTATATCGAAAACATTTCAGACGAAGATATCATGAATCTTGAAATGGCAACTGGTGAACCAGTTGTTTATGACTTCAACGACAAACTTGAAGTTCAAGGCAAGACTAAATTAGACTAA
- a CDS encoding Ig-like domain-containing protein: MKGTVTNVKNAKLVWTSSRSDVATVTQKGLVVGKKAGKTTVTLSYQGQTKQIVITVPKTKLSITGGSTVNVGATKQLKSKITNVKNARFTWRSSRTSVATITQKGLIKGEKAGTTTIAVTCQGVTKKITVKVSQQTNATLNSLFKKAGKGKTITLVGNFKMSGNVKLPTKANVHINATKATFTGKAGFFYGVLTSGLNWKGGTFYRGGHEFRLLRITKATFNGLTFHQACGIGGHIFDLMGCSHITITKSHFYGYGHTLSTKVMRENGNHGEYGESIQTDYANYNSGGPGFNKYGKGHFSGTPSTYITVTHNTWAPEYSGKKLVSLAQVAIGQHDTISSNRRMIAHVTFSYNTVKNAVRLSGMGSDVTYFGAPVHFESSKSLTITHNTFNTTLKRARPENNIIISNQYGHMPHTTSVAIQSNSFTGYHVSRSAIQLYARKGHSIKSVKVKYNARHGMRLIKRYGNTKVSY, encoded by the coding sequence TTGAAAGGTACTGTGACAAACGTCAAGAATGCCAAACTGGTCTGGACTTCAAGTCGCTCTGATGTGGCCACGGTTACGCAAAAAGGACTTGTTGTGGGTAAAAAGGCCGGGAAGACAACTGTCACACTTTCTTATCAAGGCCAAACAAAACAAATTGTGATCACAGTTCCTAAAACAAAACTGAGTATTACCGGGGGCTCGACGGTTAATGTCGGGGCCACAAAACAGTTAAAAAGTAAGATTACCAATGTGAAAAATGCACGATTTACGTGGCGTTCCAGTCGCACTAGTGTTGCTACAATTACGCAAAAGGGTCTTATTAAGGGGGAAAAAGCTGGGACAACGACAATTGCCGTTACTTGTCAGGGAGTCACAAAGAAAATTACAGTAAAAGTTTCTCAACAAACTAACGCAACCTTGAACTCGTTATTTAAAAAAGCTGGCAAAGGTAAGACAATTACATTGGTTGGCAATTTTAAAATGAGTGGCAATGTTAAATTACCTACAAAAGCTAATGTACATATCAACGCCACTAAAGCTACTTTCACCGGAAAAGCCGGCTTCTTTTATGGCGTCCTTACGAGTGGCTTGAATTGGAAAGGCGGCACATTTTACAGGGGCGGGCATGAATTCCGTTTACTACGGATTACCAAAGCCACCTTTAACGGACTAACCTTTCACCAAGCATGTGGAATCGGCGGGCATATATTTGACTTAATGGGTTGTTCGCATATCACAATTACTAAAAGTCATTTTTATGGATACGGGCACACATTGAGTACTAAAGTGATGCGGGAAAACGGGAATCATGGCGAGTATGGCGAGTCAATTCAGACTGATTATGCGAATTATAATAGCGGCGGTCCGGGTTTTAATAAGTATGGGAAAGGCCATTTTAGCGGGACGCCATCAACCTACATTACGGTTACCCATAATACCTGGGCACCAGAATATAGCGGAAAAAAGTTAGTTTCGTTGGCGCAGGTTGCAATTGGGCAACACGATACAATTAGTAGTAACCGTCGCATGATCGCTCACGTGACTTTCTCCTACAATACTGTTAAGAATGCTGTGCGTTTAAGTGGAATGGGGTCCGATGTCACTTATTTCGGGGCGCCGGTGCATTTTGAATCGTCCAAATCGTTAACGATTACCCATAACACCTTCAACACGACATTAAAACGTGCGCGTCCAGAAAATAATATTATCATCTCGAATCAATATGGGCATATGCCCCATACGACCTCTGTTGCAATTCAGAGTAATTCGTTTACGGGTTATCATGTCAGTCGATCTGCAATTCAATTGTACGCACGAAAAGGTCACTCGATTAAGAGTGTCAAAGTTAAATACAATGCAAGACATGGGATGCGTTTAATTAAGCGCTATGGAAATACGAAAGTTAGTTATTAG
- a CDS encoding GNAT family N-acetyltransferase, producing the protein MKIIKLNATNIDLRPAISEIFVEGFYQWLKFFSKDKTKLAKAFAHAFNPEVFYAAVENENILGFAACTDGIIHSIQLDQHELRVHLGIFMGTLAYKILKKEFEVKPYPFEITSNMGTIEFVATSKNHRGQGVATQIIKYIHENTPFKKYVLEVADTNVNAVRLYETLNYQVFKRVPETHTKRSGINFYLYMQYIKST; encoded by the coding sequence ATGAAAATTATTAAATTAAATGCTACCAATATAGATCTCAGACCTGCGATCAGCGAAATTTTCGTAGAAGGTTTCTACCAATGGCTAAAGTTTTTTTCCAAAGATAAAACTAAATTAGCAAAAGCCTTTGCTCACGCTTTTAATCCAGAGGTGTTCTATGCAGCAGTTGAAAACGAAAATATCTTGGGGTTTGCAGCTTGTACTGACGGAATTATTCATTCAATCCAATTAGATCAACATGAACTCCGCGTTCATTTGGGCATTTTTATGGGAACACTTGCATACAAAATATTAAAAAAGGAATTTGAAGTAAAACCATATCCGTTTGAAATTACGTCAAACATGGGAACTATCGAATTTGTTGCAACTTCTAAAAATCACCGTGGTCAGGGAGTCGCTACCCAAATCATCAAATATATTCATGAAAACACGCCCTTTAAAAAATACGTACTTGAAGTCGCTGATACGAATGTTAATGCCGTTCGATTATACGAGACCCTTAATTACCAAGTGTTTAAGCGTGTCCCTGAAACCCATACTAAACGGAGTGGCATCAATTTTTATTTATATATGCAGTACATTAAAAGCACTTAA
- a CDS encoding SAM-dependent methyltransferase, which produces MLEKKFYKTFFKHSFNIPIKVNYWDGSSEVYGDATPEVTITINEAVPIKQVINNASIALGEAFMDGRIEIDGSIQALLTSAYETAGSFFHDKKFIHFLPKQKHDEKESKEDVQNHYDIGNNFYNLWLDPTMTYSCAYFEKDTDDLETAQINKVHHILNKLNPQPRRTLLDIGCGWGTLMLTAAKEYDLRVVGVTLSQEQFNLVNQKIKDEGLENVAEVRLQDYREIKDEQFDYITSVGMFEHVGKENLQTYFKCVADYLKTDGVALIHGITRQQGGANNGWLNKWIFPGGYVPGLEENIHHIIENGLQIDDLEPLRRHYQKTTEIWDKNFNEHREEVKEMFDERFVRMWDLYLQACSASFESGNIDVIQYLLTKGTGASSNVLPMTREYMYK; this is translated from the coding sequence ATGTTAGAAAAGAAATTTTACAAGACGTTTTTTAAGCACTCTTTCAATATCCCAATCAAAGTTAATTATTGGGATGGTAGTTCTGAAGTATATGGAGATGCTACTCCAGAGGTTACCATTACCATCAATGAAGCAGTCCCAATCAAGCAAGTTATTAACAACGCTTCTATTGCCCTTGGCGAAGCCTTTATGGATGGCCGAATTGAAATTGACGGAAGTATCCAGGCCTTATTAACTTCGGCTTACGAAACAGCAGGCAGCTTTTTCCATGATAAGAAGTTTATTCACTTTCTTCCCAAACAGAAACATGATGAAAAAGAAAGTAAAGAAGATGTTCAGAATCACTATGACATCGGAAATAACTTCTATAATTTATGGCTAGATCCAACGATGACTTATTCATGTGCGTATTTCGAAAAAGATACAGATGACCTCGAAACGGCACAAATTAATAAAGTTCACCATATTTTAAATAAATTGAACCCGCAACCTCGGCGAACTCTTTTGGATATTGGCTGTGGTTGGGGAACTTTAATGCTAACCGCCGCTAAGGAATACGACTTACGTGTGGTTGGTGTGACCCTTTCTCAAGAACAATTCAACTTGGTCAACCAAAAGATCAAAGATGAAGGTTTAGAGAATGTGGCTGAAGTTCGTTTACAAGATTATCGCGAAATCAAAGACGAACAATTCGACTACATAACTAGTGTTGGTATGTTTGAACATGTAGGTAAAGAGAATCTCCAAACTTACTTCAAATGTGTCGCTGACTACCTTAAAACTGACGGTGTGGCTTTGATTCACGGTATCACTCGTCAACAAGGTGGCGCTAATAATGGTTGGTTAAACAAATGGATTTTCCCAGGTGGCTATGTGCCAGGCTTGGAAGAAAACATTCACCATATTATCGAAAATGGTTTGCAGATTGACGATCTGGAACCTTTACGTCGTCATTATCAAAAAACCACGGAAATCTGGGATAAGAATTTCAATGAACATCGCGAAGAGGTCAAAGAAATGTTTGACGAACGCTTCGTGCGCATGTGGGATCTTTATCTGCAAGCATGTTCCGCATCATTTGAATCCGGCAATATCGATGTCATCCAGTACTTATTAACAAAAGGGACTGGCGCAAGCAGCAATGTATTGCCAATGACTAGAGAATACATGTACAAATAA
- a CDS encoding alpha/beta fold hydrolase, with product MSELKLDGATLHYETVGEGPVLIFVPGANGTGDIFSHAAEYLKDSYKVVMYDRRNYGKSELTKPLPDGISDPHDTYRIKTDASDLAALAKEVSDGPVSILGSSSGSIVVMETLQDYPEIFKKALIHESPINVFLSDSEQQQANNQTVVDIAQKDGMMAAMKEFGKFMRIGAIDAKMMSKPATNIGDIKNAAKNADDPKTRSQAFWFENEIRQYTSRKIDFSIFEKNRDKLVFFAGTGSNNSFPVEITTDIATKVNVPVTQIPGGHLGYAQLPEGFAEVLKKVLA from the coding sequence ATGAGTGAATTAAAATTAGATGGTGCAACATTACATTATGAAACAGTTGGCGAAGGTCCTGTTTTAATCTTCGTTCCTGGTGCCAACGGAACAGGTGATATTTTCAGTCATGCTGCTGAATATTTGAAGGACAGTTATAAAGTTGTGATGTACGATCGCCGTAACTATGGTAAAAGTGAACTAACCAAGCCTTTACCTGATGGTATTAGTGATCCTCATGACACTTACCGGATCAAGACCGACGCGAGTGACTTAGCAGCCTTGGCAAAAGAGGTTAGTGACGGACCCGTTTCAATTCTTGGAAGTAGCTCTGGTTCGATCGTGGTGATGGAAACTTTACAGGATTATCCTGAAATTTTCAAAAAAGCTTTGATCCACGAATCACCAATTAATGTCTTCTTATCAGATTCTGAGCAACAGCAAGCTAACAACCAAACTGTTGTCGATATTGCTCAAAAAGATGGCATGATGGCAGCTATGAAGGAATTTGGTAAGTTCATGCGCATTGGTGCCATTGATGCAAAAATGATGTCCAAACCAGCAACAAACATTGGTGATATTAAAAATGCTGCTAAGAATGCTGATGATCCCAAAACTCGTAGCCAAGCATTTTGGTTTGAAAACGAAATCCGTCAGTATACCAGTCGTAAAATTGATTTTTCAATCTTCGAAAAGAATCGCGATAAACTTGTTTTCTTTGCTGGAACTGGCTCAAATAACTCCTTCCCCGTAGAAATTACCACAGACATTGCAACTAAGGTAAATGTTCCCGTTACCCAAATCCCTGGTGGTCACTTGGGTTATGCCCAATTACCAGAAGGATTTGCTGAAGTTTTGAAAAAAGTTTTAGCTTAA